The genomic interval GATGGCGGCTTTCCACGAAAGCTTGGGACGCAAACGCAGCGGCGATTCCAACAGCATCACCAGCCGCTTGGCAATTTGGCTGCGTGTGGCGAACAGGCCGGTGGTGATCGGACGGCCGCGCTGCTGGCGAACCGCCTCCAAAATTTGGTACAGGCGACCGGCGTAATCGGCAGCCTCTGCATTGCTGGCTATCACGGCCCGATCGCAGGCGATTTCGAGCGCTTCTTCCATGCGCCGGCTGGCCCACCAGACGCCGGGATGAAAATAAAACGCCAGGCCAGCCAACTCTCGCAGCCGGATGAACCACAAATCTCCCTGCTTCCAGTGCGTGAGCTCGTGCCGCAGCGACCAGGCCAGGGCCGCGCGATCGGTTTTTTCAGCCAGCCAGGCCGGCACCAGGATGGTTGATTTCCACAGGCCGACCAGCGCCGGCGATTCCAAGGCAGTGGTAACCAAGAGCGGCGGAGTTTTTTTATTGAGGCCGAGCGAAGCCGCAATTTGGGCATAAAGCTGCTGGACTTCGTCGCTGGGAATTTGAGCGGCGGCCAGAATTGATGCCAGCCGACGGCGAATCCAGGTGGCACGAATCAGCATGACGCCAACGCCCGCCAGCCACAGCCCGGTAACTAACGACCACCAAGGAAAAGAGGCCGCGGCCGGTGACGGTTGATTTAGCGCGCTCGCGGGATGGCGTGCAACCTGGTCGGTCACAGGCCGCGCGGCATCGCTGGCCAAATCTTGATGGTCGATAAGCGAATCGTCCGGGCTGCTTGAGGCGAGCGGATGGTGAGCGATGCGATCGGCATCCGTTCGAGCCATGTCGGGACTGACCGGCGTACGTTGAACATTCTGCGCCACAGGAATGAGGAGTTGCACCACCGGCCACGGACTGCCGAGGATCAACGTCGCCAGCGGCTTGGCCAACACCAAAGCCCAAACCAGCGCGGTTAAGCGGGGCGTGCGCGGCCGGGCGAGTTTTAACACCAGTGTTGCAGCCAGCGCCAGCACAGCCAACTCGACCGAAGCAAACACCAACCGCGCGAGCAGCCCATGCTGATCGAGAAGCAAACCGAGTGCGGGCCAGGGCGTCGAAAAATTCATGGCGACCTCTTTTTGCCTGCCGTGCGGTCTTCCAGCAGTTGGCGGATTTCGCGCATTTCGTCGTCGCTTATTGTTTCGTCGCACAGCAAGCAAGCGATGGCTTGGCGCGGCGAGCCTTGAAATAAATTTTTCAGCATTTCGCGCAGCGTGCGGCGGGCCACCGTGGAACGGCTGACCGAGGCTTTCCAGCGGAAGCCGCGCTCGATGGCGGGGACCGGCTCGATGTAATGCTTCTTGCGCAAATTCGCCAGCACCGTGCGGATGGTCGTGGGAGCTAAGGGCCGCTGC from Pirellulales bacterium carries:
- a CDS encoding BlaI/MecI/CopY family transcriptional regulator, with amino-acid sequence MTRSGKKSTKASRPELSRLELAVMDTVWKQGQCSSAEVIAAFQKQRPLAPTTIRTVLANLRKKHYIEPVPAIERGFRWKASVSRSTVARRTLREMLKNLFQGSPRQAIACLLCDETISDDEMREIRQLLEDRTAGKKRSP